The Raphanus sativus cultivar WK10039 chromosome 2, ASM80110v3, whole genome shotgun sequence genome includes a region encoding these proteins:
- the LOC130508231 gene encoding aspartic proteinase Asp1-like — translation MVKMNVRLMILLMVMSLVLGFSSAVDFRWRKSGGFSGRFTRAAGSSVVFPVHGNVYPLGYYNVTINIGQPPRPYYLDLDTGSDLTWLQCDAPCVRCLEAPHPLYQPSNDLIPCNDPLCKAMHMNGNHRYEAAEQCDYEVEYADGGSSLGVLVRDVFSLNYTEGLRLTPRLALGCGYDQIPGASSHHPLDGVLGLGRGKVSILSQLHNQGHVKNVIGHCLSSLGGGILFFGDDLYDSSRVSWTPMSRENSKHYSPAMGGELLFGGRTTGLKNLLTIFDSGSSYTYFNTKAYQAVTYLLKRELSGKPLKEARDDHTLPLCWQGRRPFMSIEEVKKYFKPLALSFKTGWRSKTLFEIPPEAYLIISRKGNVCLGILNGTEIGLQNLNLIGDISMQDQMIIYDNEKQSIGWIPADCDELASLQASAAQVYEY, via the exons ATGGTGAAAATGAATGTCCGTTTGATGATCCTGTTGATGGTGATGTCTCTGGTCCTGGGATTTTCGTCGGCAGTTGATTTCAGATGGAGGAAAAGTGGAGGGTTTTCTGGTAGATTCACCAGAGCTGCTGGCTCCTCAGTTGTATTCCCAGTTCATGGAAACGTTTATCCTCTTGG GTATTATAATGTAACCATCAACATTGGACAACCACCAAGACCTTATTATCTTGATCTTGACACTGGTAGTGATCTCACTTGGCTCCAATGCGATGCTCCTTGTGTTCGTTGCTTGGAGGCACCTCATCCACTTTATCAGCCTAGCAACGATCTGATCCCTTGCAATGATCCCTTATGCAAGGCGATGCATATGAATGGTAACCATAGATACGAGGCTGCAGAGCAATGTGACTACGAGGTTGAGTATGCTGATGGAGGGTCTTCTCTCGGTGTACTCGTTAGAGATGTCTTCTCATTGAACTATACAGAAGGTCTCCGGCTCACTCCACGTCTTGCTCtcgg ATGCGGATACGATCAAATCCCAGGGGCATCGAGTCATCATCCTTTAGATGGAGTGTTGGGACTAGGTAGGGGGAAAGTAAGCATCCTTTCGCAGCTTCATAACCAAGGCCATGTCAAGAATGTTATCGGTCATTGCTTAAGCAGCCTAGGTGGAGGGATTCTGTTTTTTGGAGACGACCTTTATGATTCTTCAAGAGTCTCTTGGACACCCATGTCCCGTGAAAACTC AAAACACTACTCTCCTGCGATGGGAGGGGAACTTCTATTCGGGGGAAGAACAACGGGGTTGAAGAATCTATTGACAATATTTGATAGTGGCAGTTCTTACACGTATTTTAACACCAAGGCGTATCAGGCAGTCACATACTTG CTGAAAAGAGAGCTAAGTGGAAAACCGTTGAAAGAAGCAAGGGATGATCACACGCTGCCTCTGTGTTGGCAAGGACGTAGACCGTTCATGAGCATTGAAGAAGTGAAGAAGTATTTCAAGCCTCTAGCTTTAAGCTTCAAAACCGGGTGGAGATCAAAAACTCTGTTTGAAATACCCCCTGAAGCTTATCTCATCATCTCT AGGAAGGGAAATGTATGTTTAGGAATCTTGAATGGCACAGAGATAGGTCTCCAGAACCTAAACCTCATTGGTG ATATATCGATGCAAGATCAGATGATAATCTACGATAATGAGAAGCAATCCATTGGGTGGATTCCAGCAGATTGCGATGAACTGGCTTCACTACAAGCTTCTGCTGCTCAAGTTTATGAATATTGA
- the LOC130508229 gene encoding probable protein phosphatase 2C 62 isoform X1, protein MADPLMLLSLQPPPLPFLIFSSSYSSLHRRWGLSRSGIRFSVSEFRLSSQLQLANSTSPSQSSSTAPEKFDLVSTTQLKDGSQVFRFGDASEVERYRETEEKARCLELERKQHAEIEEEEASEGVRDGGHALADLDPVSELESLKEKSVVKIKPVKSSTETVSEKEYGAPPPARLSSVIKIKDRKRVRSPAKKKKETPIPVTVSGSEDEAEAKIASVSNLNSIVSVAEVIPTSATEEKTNENVEPLSSQVMEKVSVNEIRGDCETNGYQQLTESRVEEQATPISSSSQHGSQLNDLKEVAHVSTTELDDSLEERKKLMKTFEAEENLVVEPAATVELDVSPDGLVVVSPEENLVVEPTATVDVSPDELVVVSPEENLVVEPTATVSVSPDELVVVSPDENLVVEPIATVYVSPGELISTSEATNHSIEETAETPVVDTSEMANDGENGTSTIEDEVAVIDSKNDNGSISKTVNDTNDENLQLPEPETASLQPIEVVSVREELVSKAFYLESGSASLQNPFKALAGREDAYFISENNNWLGVADGVSQWSFEEINEGMHAQELMSNCEKIISDETAEICDPVQVLHRSVNETKSSGSSTALVAHLSNNELHIANIGDSGFILIRNRTILQKSAPMFHHFCFPLHVTRGDDVLKLAEVYNVNVEEGDVILTATDGLFDNLYEKEIVSIVCRLLEQGLEPQQRIAELIAAKAQEVGRSKTERTPFSDAAKEEGHDGYRGGKLDAVTVIVSLVKTVSS, encoded by the exons ATGGCAGATCCTTTGATGCTACTTTCTCTTCAACCTCCTCCTCTGCCTTTTctgatattttcttcttcttattcttctctTCACCGTCGATGGGGTTTGTCTCGGAGTGGGATTAGATTCTCTGTTTCTGAGTTTCGTTTGTCTTCTCAACTACAATTGGCTAATTCTACTTCACCTTCGCAGTCTTCTTCTACTGCTCCGGAGAAGTTTGATCTCGTGTCTACAACTC AGCTCAAGGATGGAAGCCAGGTCTTTCGATTCGGAGATGCAAGTGAGGTTGAGAGGTATCGTGAAACTGAAGAAAAAGCGAGATGCTTAGAGCTAGAGAGGAAGCAACATGCTGAgatagaagaggaagaagccaGTGAAGGAGTGAGAGATGGAGGACATGCATTGGCCGATCTAGATCCTGTTTCTGAACTGGAGTCTCTCAAGGAAAAATCTGTTGTGAAGATAAAACCGGTGAAGTCTAGTACTGAAACAGTATCTGAGAAAGAGTATGGAGCTCCTCCTCCTGCCCGTCTCAGCAGTGTGATCAAAATTAAGGATCGTAAAAGGGTTCGTTCTCCTgctaagaaaaagaaagaaacgccAATTCCAGTTACTGTTTCGGGGAGTGAAGATGAAGCTGAAGCTAAAATTGCTAGTGTTTCTAATCTGAACTCTATAGTTAGTGTAGCAGAAGTTATTCCTACTAGCGCTACTGAAGAAAAGACCAATGAGAATGTAGAGCCACTTTCTTCTCAAGTCATGGAGAAAGTCTCAGTGAATGAAATAAGAGGAGACTGTGAGACAAATGGTTATCAACAACTCACTGAGAGTCGTGTGGAGGAGCAAGCAACACCAATATCATCTAGTTCACAACATGGCTCGCAGTTGAATGATCTCAAGGAAGTTGCTCATGTTTCTACCACTGAACTTGATGACAGTTTGGAAGAGAGGAAAAAACTGATGAAGACTTTTGAAGCTGAAGAAAATCTTGTCGTTGAACCAGCAGCTACAGTTGAACTTGATGTGTCTCCTGATGGACTAGTTGTTGTGTCTCCTGAGGAAAATCTTGTCGTTGAACCAACAGCTACAGTTGATGTGTCTCCTGATGAACTAGTTGTTGTGTCTCCTGAGGAAAATCTTGTCGTTGAACCAACAGCTACAGTTTCTGTGTCTCCTGATGAACTAGTTGTTGTGTCTCCTGATGAAAATCTTGTCGTTGAACCAATAGCTACAGTTTATGTGTCCCCTGGTGAACTAATTTCAACTTCCGAAGCAACAAATCACAGCATTGAGGAGACTGCTGAAACGCCTGTGGTTGATACGTCTGAAATG GCAAATGACGGAGAAAATGGGACTTCAACCATAGAAGATGAAGTAGCTGTGATTGACAGTAAAAATGATAATGGTAGCATATCTAAAACTGTCAATGACACAAATGACGAAAATCTCCAACTTCCTGAACCTGAAACAGCTAGTCTTCAACCCATTGAAGTGGTTTCAGTCAG GGAAGAGCTTGTGTCCAAAGCATTTTACTTGGAATCTGGTTCTGCTTCACTCCAAAACCCCTTTAAG GCATTGGCAGGTAGGGAAGATGCTTATTTTATCTCTGAGAACAACAACTGGCTAGGTGTTGCAGACGGAGTCTCTCAGTGGTCTTTTGAAG AAATCAATGAGGGGATGCATGCTCAAGAACTCATGAGCAACTGTGAAAAGATTATCTCTGATGAAACTGCAGAGATATGTGATCCAGTTCAAGTTCTTCATAGAAGTGTCAATGAGACTAAGTCATCTGGATCATCCACAGCCTTGGTTGCTCATCTTAGCAATAAT GAACTCCACATTGCCAATATTGGAGACTCAGGATTCATTCTCATCAGGAACAGAACAATATTGCAGAAGTCAGCTCCTATGTttcatcatttttgttttcCCTTGCACGTTACACGAGGCGATGATGTCCTAAAACTTGCAGAG GTTTACAATGTGAATGTGGAAGAGGGTGATGTTATCCTTACAGCAACTGATGGCCTCTTTGACAACTTGTATGAGAAAGAGATCGTTTCAATTGTTTGCAGGTTACTGGAACAGGGTTTGGAACCTCAG cAGAGAATAGCAGAGTTGATAGCTGCAAAGGCACAAGAGGTGGGAAGATCTAAGACGGAGAGAACGCCATTTTCAGACGCAGCTAAAGAAGAAGGACATGATGGATACAGAGGTGGTAAACTAGATGCTGTTACTGTCATCGTTTCACTTGTAAAAACTGTATCTAGCTAA
- the LOC130508230 gene encoding LOW QUALITY PROTEIN: phospho-2-dehydro-3-deoxyheptonate aldolase 2, chloroplastic-like (The sequence of the model RefSeq protein was modified relative to this genomic sequence to represent the inferred CDS: deleted 1 base in 1 codon), which translates to MVTTLNVSSSPLPTKSFLPYRPPPRRPITFSPVFAVRSTDPDKSSQSASRPAKWSLDSWKSMKALQLPEYPDQKDLDSVLETLSSYPPIVFAGEARKLEEKLGQAAMGQAFMLQGGDCAESFKEFNADNIRDTFRVLLQMGVVLMFGGQMPVIKVGRMAGQFAKPRSDPFEEKDGVKLPSYRGDNINGDAFDEKSRIPDPHRMERAYTQSVATLNLLRAFATGGYAAMQRVSQWNLDFSQHSEQGDRYRELANRVDEALGFMGAAGLTNAHPIMTTTDFWTSHECLLLPYEQALTREDSTSGLYYDCSAHMVWVGERTRQLDGAHVEFLRGIANPLGIKVSDKMVPSELVKLIEILNPQNKPGRITVIVRMGAENMRVKLPHLIRAVRGAGQIVTWVSDPMHGNTIMAPSGLKTRSFDAIRAELRAFFDVHDQEGSFPGGVHLEMTGQNVTECVGGSRTITYNDLSSRYHTHCDPRLNASQSLELAFIIAERLRKRRLGSGNLLSSIGF; encoded by the exons ATGGTGACGACTCTCaacgtttcttcttctcctctcccAACCAAATCGTTCCTACCTTACCGCCCCCCTCCTCGCCGTCCGATCACCTTCTCCCCCGTCTTCGCCGTCCGCTCCACCGACCCCGATAAATCTTCTCAATCAGCCTCCCGTCCCGCTAAATGGAGCTTGGACAGCTGGAAATCGATGAAAGCTTTGCAATTGCCGGAGTATCCGGACCAGAAGGATCTCGACTCTGTTCTGGAGACGCTTTCCTCTTACCCTCCCATCGTCTTCGCCGGAGAGGCGAGGAAACTCGAGGAGAAGCTTGGCCAAGCCGCCATGGGTCAGGCCTTTATGCTCCAAGGGGGTGATTGCGCTGAGAGTTTCAAGGAGTTCAACGCTGATAACATTAGGGATACTTTTAGGGTTCTTCTTCAGATGGGTGTTGTTCTCATGTTCGGTGGTCAGATGCCTGTTATAAAG GTGGGGAGAATGGCGGGTCAGTTTGCGAAGCCGAGATCAGACCCG TTTGAGGAGAAAGATGGGGTGAAGCTGCCGAGTTACAGAGGAGATAACATAAACGGTGATGCTTTCGATGAGAAGTCTAGGATACCTGATCCGCACAGGATGGAAAGAGCGTACACACAATCTGTAGCTACGTTGAATCTCTTGAGAGCATTTGCTACTGGTGGTTATGCGGCAATGCAGAGAGTTAGCCAGTGGAATCTTGATTTCAGCCAACATAGTGAACAGGGCGACAG GTACCGTGAATTGGCTAATAGAGTTGATGAGGCTTTAGGATTCATGGGTGCAGCTGGGCTTACGAACGCACACCCGATCATGACCACTACTGATTTTTGGACATCCCATGAGTGCTTGCTGCTGCCTTATGAGCAAGCACTCACGAGAGAAGACTCGACGTCTGGACTTTACTATGACTGCTCTGCGCACATGGTTTGGGTTGGGGAACGAACTCGCCAACTCGATGGTGCTCATGTTGAGTTCTTGAGGGGAATCGCTAACCCCCTTGGGATCAAG GTGAGTGATAAGATGGTTCCAAGTGAACTGGTGAAGCTGATAGAGATACTAAACCCACAGAACAAGCCTGGAAGGATAACGGTTATAGTGAGAATGGGAGCTGAGAATATGAGGGTGAAGCTTCCTCATTTGATCAGGGCAGTACGTGGAGCTGGTCAGATTGTGACTTGGGTTAGTGATCCAATGCACGGGAACACCATCATGGCTCCAAGTGGGCTAAAGACTCGTTCTTTCGATGCAATCAGG GCGGAGTTGAGAGCGTTCTTCGACGTGCATGATCAAGAAGGTAGCTTCCCTGGTGGGGTTCATCTAGAGATGACGGGTCAAAACGTGACAGAATGTGTTGGAGGGTCACGCACCATCACTTACAACGATCTGAGCTCACGTTACCATACACACTGTGACCCGAGGCTCAACGCTTCTCAGTCTCTGGAGCTTGCCTTCATTATCGCAGAGCGTCTGCGTAAGAGAAGGCTCGGTTCCGGGAACCTTCTGTCTTCTATTGGATTCTAG
- the LOC108824907 gene encoding uncharacterized protein LOC108824907, whose product MAFSFSLTSPSPSSTLSYSNILHQFPNPSSSFPVSLSVSSPSNTRRHLRLSITSALNPQTKKASTGGSNGNGGSTNKKRKKKGKSPNLKENWEVRDALVLKEDDDDDASLANSPPTIPKPPAGFVIDETGRVLMASKKRIATVVDPTNNSPLDCVIRRVFTSSKGEDCMLLCPVDTPVQILKSTNIDGWSAVSDEEVESLLPAAAYALAKIHMHLVHSGFCYTARGGFCYTEDNVFDFRTDDGQDVEGLPTEGVEITCFHLDGSHYMVYTPSDPLLFVAAKDPNGLLQIADDELLDDPAVISAIDEETEFNALVEEEAALLESLLGEEI is encoded by the exons ATGGCTTTCTCCTTCTCCTTAACTTCGCCTTCACCAAGTTCGACTCTTTCCTACTCCAACATCCTTCATCAATTCCCGAACCCGTCTTCTTCATTTCCCGTCTCGTTATCTGTCTCGTCCCCGAGCAACACCCGCCGCCATCTTCGTCTCTCCATCACCTCCGCGTTGAATCCTCAGACGAAGAAAGCTTCAACGGGTGGTAGTAACGGGAACGGTGGTAGTACCAACAAGAAACGGAAGAAAAAGGGTAAAAGTCCGAATCTTAAGGAGAATTGGGAAGTGAGAGATGCTCTTGTTCTTAAAGaggatgacgatgatgatgctTCTCTTGCAAACTCTCCTCCCACCATACCCAAACCACCTGCTGGGTTCGTGATTGATGAAACCGGTAGAGTTCTTATGGCCTCCAAGAAACGTATCGCTACTGTG GTTGATCCGACAAACAATAGCCCTTTGGATTGTGTAATAAGAAGAGTGTTTACAAGTAGTAAAGGAGAGGATTGTATGCTTCTTTGCCCTGTTGATAC GCCAGTTCAGATTTTGAAGAGCACAAACATAGATGGATGGTCAGCC GTCAGTGATGAAGAGgttgaatctcttcttcctgCTGCTGCTTATGCTCTTGCAAAGATCCATATGCATCTTGTACACAGCGG ATTCTGTTACACTGCAAGGGGAGGCTTTTGCTACACTGAAGATAATGTCTTCGATTTTCGCACAG ATGATGGCCAAGATGTTGAAGGTTTGCCAACTGAAGGGGTTGAGATTACATGTTTTCATCTG GATGGATCACACTATATGGTCTACACGCCTTCAGATCCACTTCTCTTTGTTGCTGCTAAG GATCCAAATGGTCTGCTGCAAATTGCTGATGAT GAGCTCCTAGACGACCCAGCCGTGATCAGCGCCATAGACGAGGAAACAGAATTCAACGCTTTGGTT GAAGAAGAGGCGGCTCTTCTGGAATCATTGCTTGGGGAAGAAATTTAA
- the LOC130508229 gene encoding probable protein phosphatase 2C 62 isoform X2: MADPLMLLSLQPPPLPFLIFSSSYSSLHRRWGLSRSGIRFSVSEFRLSSQLQLANSTSPSQSSSTAPEKFDLVSTTQLKDGSQVFRFGDASEVERYRETEEKARCLELERKQHAEIEEEEASEGVRDGGHALADLDPVSELESLKEKSVVKIKPVKSSTETVSEKEYGAPPPARLSSVIKIKDRKRVRSPAKKKKETPIPVTVSGSEDEAEAKIASVSNLNSIVSVAEVIPTSATEEKTNENVEPLSSQVMEKVSVNEIRGDCETNGYQQLTESRVEEQATPISSSSQHGSQLNDLKEVAHVSTTELDDSLEERKKLMKTFEAEENLVVEPAATVELDVSPDGLVVVSPEENLVVEPTATVDVSPDELVVVSPEENLVVEPTATVSVSPDELVVVSPDENLVVEPIATVYVSPGELISTSEATNHSIEETAETPVVDTSEMANDGENGTSTIEDEVAVIDSKNDNGSISKTVNDTNDENLQLPEPETASLQPIEVVSVREELVSKAFYLESGSASLQNPFKALAGREDAYFISENNNWLGVADGVSQWSFEEINEGMHAQELMSNCEKIISDETAEICDPVQVLHRSVNETKSSGSSTALVAHLSNNELHIANIGDSGFILIRNRTILQKSAPMFHHFCFPLHVTRGDDVLKLAEVYNVNVEEGDVILTATDGLFDNLYEKEIVSIVCRLLEQGLEPQRIAELIAAKAQEVGRSKTERTPFSDAAKEEGHDGYRGGKLDAVTVIVSLVKTVSS; this comes from the exons ATGGCAGATCCTTTGATGCTACTTTCTCTTCAACCTCCTCCTCTGCCTTTTctgatattttcttcttcttattcttctctTCACCGTCGATGGGGTTTGTCTCGGAGTGGGATTAGATTCTCTGTTTCTGAGTTTCGTTTGTCTTCTCAACTACAATTGGCTAATTCTACTTCACCTTCGCAGTCTTCTTCTACTGCTCCGGAGAAGTTTGATCTCGTGTCTACAACTC AGCTCAAGGATGGAAGCCAGGTCTTTCGATTCGGAGATGCAAGTGAGGTTGAGAGGTATCGTGAAACTGAAGAAAAAGCGAGATGCTTAGAGCTAGAGAGGAAGCAACATGCTGAgatagaagaggaagaagccaGTGAAGGAGTGAGAGATGGAGGACATGCATTGGCCGATCTAGATCCTGTTTCTGAACTGGAGTCTCTCAAGGAAAAATCTGTTGTGAAGATAAAACCGGTGAAGTCTAGTACTGAAACAGTATCTGAGAAAGAGTATGGAGCTCCTCCTCCTGCCCGTCTCAGCAGTGTGATCAAAATTAAGGATCGTAAAAGGGTTCGTTCTCCTgctaagaaaaagaaagaaacgccAATTCCAGTTACTGTTTCGGGGAGTGAAGATGAAGCTGAAGCTAAAATTGCTAGTGTTTCTAATCTGAACTCTATAGTTAGTGTAGCAGAAGTTATTCCTACTAGCGCTACTGAAGAAAAGACCAATGAGAATGTAGAGCCACTTTCTTCTCAAGTCATGGAGAAAGTCTCAGTGAATGAAATAAGAGGAGACTGTGAGACAAATGGTTATCAACAACTCACTGAGAGTCGTGTGGAGGAGCAAGCAACACCAATATCATCTAGTTCACAACATGGCTCGCAGTTGAATGATCTCAAGGAAGTTGCTCATGTTTCTACCACTGAACTTGATGACAGTTTGGAAGAGAGGAAAAAACTGATGAAGACTTTTGAAGCTGAAGAAAATCTTGTCGTTGAACCAGCAGCTACAGTTGAACTTGATGTGTCTCCTGATGGACTAGTTGTTGTGTCTCCTGAGGAAAATCTTGTCGTTGAACCAACAGCTACAGTTGATGTGTCTCCTGATGAACTAGTTGTTGTGTCTCCTGAGGAAAATCTTGTCGTTGAACCAACAGCTACAGTTTCTGTGTCTCCTGATGAACTAGTTGTTGTGTCTCCTGATGAAAATCTTGTCGTTGAACCAATAGCTACAGTTTATGTGTCCCCTGGTGAACTAATTTCAACTTCCGAAGCAACAAATCACAGCATTGAGGAGACTGCTGAAACGCCTGTGGTTGATACGTCTGAAATG GCAAATGACGGAGAAAATGGGACTTCAACCATAGAAGATGAAGTAGCTGTGATTGACAGTAAAAATGATAATGGTAGCATATCTAAAACTGTCAATGACACAAATGACGAAAATCTCCAACTTCCTGAACCTGAAACAGCTAGTCTTCAACCCATTGAAGTGGTTTCAGTCAG GGAAGAGCTTGTGTCCAAAGCATTTTACTTGGAATCTGGTTCTGCTTCACTCCAAAACCCCTTTAAG GCATTGGCAGGTAGGGAAGATGCTTATTTTATCTCTGAGAACAACAACTGGCTAGGTGTTGCAGACGGAGTCTCTCAGTGGTCTTTTGAAG AAATCAATGAGGGGATGCATGCTCAAGAACTCATGAGCAACTGTGAAAAGATTATCTCTGATGAAACTGCAGAGATATGTGATCCAGTTCAAGTTCTTCATAGAAGTGTCAATGAGACTAAGTCATCTGGATCATCCACAGCCTTGGTTGCTCATCTTAGCAATAAT GAACTCCACATTGCCAATATTGGAGACTCAGGATTCATTCTCATCAGGAACAGAACAATATTGCAGAAGTCAGCTCCTATGTttcatcatttttgttttcCCTTGCACGTTACACGAGGCGATGATGTCCTAAAACTTGCAGAG GTTTACAATGTGAATGTGGAAGAGGGTGATGTTATCCTTACAGCAACTGATGGCCTCTTTGACAACTTGTATGAGAAAGAGATCGTTTCAATTGTTTGCAGGTTACTGGAACAGGGTTTGGAACCTCAG AGAATAGCAGAGTTGATAGCTGCAAAGGCACAAGAGGTGGGAAGATCTAAGACGGAGAGAACGCCATTTTCAGACGCAGCTAAAGAAGAAGGACATGATGGATACAGAGGTGGTAAACTAGATGCTGTTACTGTCATCGTTTCACTTGTAAAAACTGTATCTAGCTAA
- the LOC130508232 gene encoding protein ROOT PRIMORDIUM DEFECTIVE 1-like gives MKSLLRNVSTLKPKTKLSTKLLPLIHQTLSKPFSQSTTIPTKQERVRDHGYDNYMEVEKKIRKVVKFHSLILSQPQNTIPISLLDTLARRLGLGFKQHEPGAFLLKFPHVFEVYEHPVQRILYCRLTRKALDQIRDEQEAVLSQIPDAVTRLRKLVMMSNTGRIRLEHVRIARSEFGLPDDFEYSVILKHPEFFRLVDADETRDKYIEIVGREQSLSVCAIERVREVEYRTKGIDAEDVRFSFVVNFPPGFKIGKYFRIAVWKWQRLPYWSPYEDISGYDLRSLEAQKRLEKRAVACIHELLSLTVEKKITLERIAHFRNVLCLPKRLKEFLLQHQGIFYISTRGNYGKLHTVFLREAYKRGELVEPNEVYLARRKLAELVLMSPRKAKVDAELVRYRNGFDDEDDDDDSE, from the coding sequence atgaagtCTTTACTGAGAAACGTCTCCACATTAAAACCCAAGACCAAACTATCGACAAAGCTTCTACCTTTAATCCACCAAACCCTCTCCAAACCCTTCTCTCAATCCACAACCATCCCCACAAAGCAAGAACGAGTCCGCGACCACGGCTACGACAACTACATGGAAGTCGAGAAAAAAATCCGCAAAGTCGTCAAGTTCCACTCCCTCATCCTCTCCCAACCCCAAAACACCATCCCAATCTCTCTCCTCGACACCTTAGCTCGCCGCCTAGGCCTCGGCTTCAAGCAGCACGAGCCTGGCGCTTTCCTCCTCAAGTTCCCTCACGTCTTCGAGGTCTACGAGCACCCCGTCCAGAGAATCCTCTACTGTAGGTTAACACGCAAGGCTCTTGATCAGATCCGTGACGAGCAAGAAGCTGTGCTCTCTCAGATACCAGACGCTGTTACTAGGCTGAGGAAGCTCGTTATGATGTCCAACACTGGTAGGATCCGTTTAGAGCATGTTAGGATCGCTCGGAGTGAGTTTGGTCTCCCTGATGATTTCGAGTACTCTGTGATTCTGAAGCATCCTGAGTTCTTTAGGCTTGTTGATGCTGACGAGACTCGAGATAAGTATATAGAGATTGTTGGTAGAGAGCAGAGCTTATCCGTTTGCGCTATAGAGAGAGTTAGAGAGGTTGAGTATAGAACGAAAGGTATAGACGCGGAGGATGTTAGATTCTCGTTTGTAGTGAACTTCCCTCCAGGTTTCAAGATAGGGAAGTACTTCCGCATCGCTGTTTGGAAATGGCAGAGGCTTCCTTACTGGTCTCCCTACGAGGACATCTCCGGCTACGACCTGAGGTCGTTGGAAGCGCAGAAGAGGCTTGAGAAGAGAGCCGTCGCTTGCATCCACGAGCTGCTGTCTCTGACCGTGGAGAAGAAGATAACTCTTGAGAGGATCGCTCATTTCAGGAACGTTTTGTGTTTGCCTAAGAGGCTGAAGGAGTTTCTTCTGCAGCATCAGGGGATATTCTATATATCGACTCGCGGGAACTACGGGAAGCTTCACACTGTGTTTCTGAGAGAGGCGTATAAGAGAGGGGAGCTTGTGGAGCCGAATGAGGTTTATTTGGCTAGGAGGAAGTTGGCTGAGCTTGTGTTGATGAGTCCTAGGAAGGCTAAGGTTGATGCTGAGCTTGTTAGGTACAGGAACGGatttgatgatgaagatgatgatgatgatagcgAATGA